In Rattus norvegicus strain BN/NHsdMcwi chromosome 1, GRCr8, whole genome shotgun sequence, a genomic segment contains:
- the Vom2r7l1 gene encoding vomeronasal type-2 receptor 116-like: MFYWIFISWFLQIPKFVSSIMTVDISLCFYIIPEDFHHEGDVVIGAFFPIHTYYSPNKVPYKTLPYQYMDNYLQYNFKNYQYILALVLAIEEINGNPNLLPNISLGFDFYNVRFTEKETLMNVCIWITGQGQKKILPNYNCNKRIFTAALTGTSCTASAQIGTLLQLFQFPQLSFGPYDPILSDRGQYSSLYQMAPKYTSLSLGIVSLMVHFRWSWVGLILPDDHKGTKILSEFREDMERKGVCIAFLRIIPVTWTKHFNKFWENMEETNVIIIYGEIDSIIGIMRNIGQRLLTWKVWVMNIEPHITDFADYFMLDSFHGSLIFTHHYKESFELTKFIQTVNPYKYPEDIYLPKLWHLFFKCPFSDIDCQLLDNCQSNASLDILPSHILDTAISEESNNIYNAVYAVAHSLHQMSLQQVQIQPHEIGEVMTFFPWQLNIFLKDMDERGNMSLGGRKKLNAEYDILNLWNLPKGLGRKVKIGSFSGNAPEGQQLSLSEPMIQWAERFSEIPKSVCSKSCVPGFRKVTLEGKAICCHNCTPCADNEISNETDVDQCMKCPESHYVNPEKNHCLQKTVSFLAYEDPLGMTLTSISLCLSALTAFVIGVFVKYRETPIVKANNRGLSYTLLITITFCFLCPLNFIGQPNAATCILQQTIFGVAFTVALATVLVKAITVVIAFKVTFPGRIVRWLMTSRAPNCIIPICTLIQLLFCAIWMATSPPFIDQDFHAEHGHILLLCNKGSSLAFHCVLGYLCSLALGGYTMAFLSRNLPDTFNESKFLSFSMLVFFCVWVTFLPVYHSTKGKVMVAMEVFSILVSSAALLGFIFAPKCYIILLRPEKNSFHHMRDKAHSRKNKSLKI; encoded by the exons GTATAATTTTAAGAACTACCAGTATATTCTGGCTTTGGTATTGGCTATTGAGGAGATAAATGGGAATCCCAATCTTTTACCTAATATATCTCTTGGATTTGATTTCTACAATGTCAGATTCACTGAGAAGGAAACACTTATGAATGTTTGTATTTGGATCACAGGTCAAGGACAGAAAAAGATTTTACCAAATTACAATTGTAACAAAAGAATTTTTACTGCCGCACTTACAGGGACATCATGTACAGCATCTGCCCAAATTGGAACAttacttcaactctttcagtttCCTCAG CTTTCTTTTGGACCTTATGATCCCATTTTGAGTGATCGTGGTCAATATTCTTCTCTGTATCAGATGGCCCCAAAGTACACATCTCTTTCACTTGGCATTGTATCTTTGATGGTTCATtttaggtggtcctgggttggtCTCATCCTTCCAGATGACCACAAAGGGACCAAAATTTTATCAGAATTCAGAGAAGATATGGAAAGAAAAGGAGTCTGCATAGCTTTTTTGAGAATAATCCCAGTCACATGGACTAAACATTTTAACAAATTCTGGGAAAATATGGAAGAGACAAATGTCATAATTATTTATGGTGAGATTGATTCCATCATAGGTATAATGCGAAATATTGGGCAAAGATTGTTGACATGGAAAGTCTGGGTCATGAACATTGAACCTCATATTACTGACTTTGCTGATTATTTCATGCTTGACTCATTTCATGGTAGCCTTATTTTTACACACCATTATAAAGAGAGTTTTGAACTTACTAAGTTTATTCAAACAGTTAATCCTTACAAATATCCAGAAGACATTTACCTTCCTAAGTTATGGCATTTGTTCTTCAAGTGCCCATTTTCTGATATTGACTGTCAACTATTGGATAACTGTCAATCCAATGCGTCTCTGGATATATTACCTAGTCATATATTGGACACGGCAATCAGTGAAGAAAGCAACAATATCTAcaatgctgtgtatgctgtggctCACAGTCTCCATCAGATGAGTCTTCAACAAGTACAAATACAACCACATGAAATTGGGGAAGTGATGACTTTCTTCCCCTGGCAG CTAAACATTTTCCTAAAGGACATGGATGAGAGAGGCAACATGAGTTTAGgtgggagaaagaaattaaatgcaGAATATGACATTCTTAACCTTTGGAATTTACCAAAGGGTCTTGGACGTAAAGTGAAAATAGGATCCTTTTCAGGAAACGCTCCTGAGGGTCAACAATTATCCTTATCTGAGCCTATGATACAATGGGCAGAAAGATTTTCAGAG atCCCTAAGTCTGTGTGCAGTAAGAGTTGTGTGCCTGGATTCAGAAAAGTTACCCTGGAGGGCAAGGCCATCTGCTGTCATAATTGTACTCCCTGTGCAGACAATGAGATTTCAAATGAGACAG ATGTGGATCAGTGTATGAAGTGTCCAGAGAGTCATTATGTAAATCCAGAGAAGAACCACTGCTTGCAGAAAACTGTGAGCTTTCTTGCCTATGAAGACCCCTTGGGGATGACTCTGACCAGTATATCTCTCTGCTTATCTGCACTCACAGCTTTTGTTATTGGGGTCTTTGTGAAATACAGAGAGACTCCCATTGTGAAAGCCAATAATCGAGGTCTCAGTTACACTTTGCTCATCACAATcaccttttgttttctctgtcctTTGAACTTTATTGGTCAACCAAATGCAGCCACCTGTATCCTCCAGCAGACCATATTTGGAGTTGCATTCACTGTAGCTCTGGCTACTGTATTGGTCAAGGCTATTACTGTGGTCATTGCCTTCAAAGTCACCTTTCCAGGGAGAATTGTGAGGTGGTTAATGACATCAAGGGCACCAAACTGTATAATTCCTATCTGTACTCTGATCCAACTTCTTTTTTGTGCAATATGGATGGCAACCTCTCCTCCATTCATTGACCAAGATTTTCATGCTGAACATGGACACATCCTACTTTTGTGTAACAAGGGATCATCTCTTGCCTTCCACTGTGTTCTGGGATACCTCTGCTCTCTGGCACTTGGTGGTTACACCATGGCATTCTTATCTAGAAATCTGCCTGATACATTCAATGAATCCAAATTTCTGTCATTCAGCATGCTGGTGTTCTTCTGTGTCTGGGTCACATTTCTTCCTGTCTACCATAGCACTAAGGGGAAGGTCATGGTGGCTATGGAAGTATTCTCTATCTTAGTTTCCAGTGCAGCACTCCTTGGTTTTATATTTGCTCCTAAGTGTTACATTATCTTGTTGAGACCAGAAAAGAATTCATTTCATCATATGAGGGACAAAGCACATTCTAGAAAGAATAAGTCTCTTAAAATATag